A genome region from Canis lupus dingo isolate Sandy chromosome 7, ASM325472v2, whole genome shotgun sequence includes the following:
- the ZNF281 gene encoding zinc finger protein 281, producing MKVGGGFLSGGGGPGSSGGGGGGGGRRAEMEPTFPPGMVMFNHRLPPVTSFTRPAGSAAPPPQCVLSSATSAAPAAEPPPPPPAPDMTFKKEPAASASAAAFPSQRTSWGFLQSLVSIKQEKPADPEEQPQPHHHHHHHHHHHHYGGLFAGAEERPAGLGGGDGGGSHGVIQDLSILHQHAQQQPAQHHRDVLLSGTGRTDDHHGGGGGGGGGGSEEPKQDTTVKKAKRPKPESQGIKAKRKPSASSKPPLVGDGEGAVLSPSQKPHICDHCSAAFRSSYHLRRHVLIHTGERPFQCSQCSMGFIQKYLLQRHEKIHSREKPFGCDQCSMKFIQKYHMERHKRTHSGEKPYKCDTCQQYFSRTDRLLKHRRTCGEAIAKGAASAEPGSSTHNSMGNLAVLSQGNTSSSRRKTKSKGLAVESKEHKAGKTNESQISNNINMQSYSVEMPTVSSSGGIIGTGIDELQKRVPKLIFKKGSRKNTDKNYLNFVSPLPDMVGQKSLSGKPSGSLGIVSNNSVETISLLQSTSGKQGQISSTYDDAMQFSKKRRYLPTASSNSAFSINVGHMVSQQSVIQSAGVSVLDNETPLSLIDSSALNAEIKSCHDKSGIPDEVLQSILDQYSNKSESQKEDPFSITEPRVDLHTSGEHSELVQEENLSPGTQTPSNDKASMLQEYSKYLQQAFEKSTNAGFTLGHGFQFVSLSSPLHNHTLFPEKQIYTTSPLECGFGQSVTSVLPSSLPKPPFGMLFGSQPGLYLSALDATHQQLTPSQELDDLIDSQKNLETSSAFQSSSQKLTSQKEQQKNLESSTSFQIPSQELASQIDPQKDIEPRTTYQIENFAQAFGSQFKSGSRVPMTFITNSNGEVDHRVRTSVSDFSGYTNMMSDVSEPCSTRVKTPTSQSYR from the coding sequence ATGAAAGTCGGCGGCGGGTTCCTGAGCGGCGGCGGCGGTCccggcagcagcggcggcggcggcggcggcggcggcaggaggGCGGAGATGGAGCCCACCTTCCCCCCGGGGATGGTCATGTTCAACCACCGGCTCCCCCCGGTCACCAGCTTCACCCGGCCGGCGGGGtcggccgcccctcccccgcagTGCGTGTTATCCTCCGCGACCTCCGCAGCCCCGGCCGCCGagccgccccccccgccgccggccccggaCATGACTTTCAAGAAGGAGCCGGCGGCGTCGGCGTCAGCGGCGGCCTTCCCCTCGCAGAGGACCTCCTGGGGGTTCCTGCAGTCCCTGGTCAGCATCAAGCAGGAGAAGCCCGCGGACCCCGAGGAGCAGCCgcagccccaccaccaccaccaccaccaccaccaccaccaccactacggGGGGCTGTTCGCCGGGGCCGAAGAGAGACCTGCAGGCCTCGGAGGCGGCGACGGGGGCGGCAGCCACGGCGTCATCCAGGACCTCAGCATTCTCCACCAGCACGCCCAGCAGCAGCCAGCCCAGCACCACCGCGACGTGCTGCTCAGCGGCACCGGCAGGACTGACGACCaccacggcggcggcggcggcggcggcggcggcggcagcgagGAGCCAAAGCAGGACACTACCGTCAAAAAGGCAAAGAGGCCAAAGCCAGAATCTCAGGGAATCAAAGCCAAGAGGAAGCCAAGCGCATCTTCCAAACCTCCTCTGGTCGGAGACGGAGAAGGCGCCGTCCTCTCCCCAAGTCAGAAACCTCACATCTGCGACCACTGCAGTGCTGCTTTCAGAAGCTCCTACCACCTGCGGAGGCACGTCCTCATTCACACCGGAGAGAGACCCTTCCAGTGCAGCCAGTGCAGTATGGGCTTCATCCAGAAATACCTGCTGCAGAGACACGAGAAGATCCACAGCCGAGAGAAGCCGTTCGGATGCGATCAGTGCAGCATGAAGTTCATCCAGAAGTACCACATGGAGAGACACAAGAGGACGCATAGTGGAGAAAAGCCATACAAATGTGACACTtgccaacagtatttttcaaggACTGACAGGCTGTTGAAGCACAGGCGCACGTGTGGCGAAGCCATAGCTAAAGGAGCCGCTAGTGCAGAACCTGGGTCGTCGACCCATAACAGTATGGGTAACCTGGCTGTGTTGTCTCAGGGAAATACAAGCTCCTCCAGGAGGAAAACGAAGTCAAAAGGCCTAGCTGTCGAAAGCAAGGAACATAAGGCCGGTAAAACGAACGAATCACAGATTTCAAATAACATAAACATGCAGAGTTACTCCGTAGAAATGCCCACCGTGTCTTCCAGTGGAGGCATAATTGGCACCGGTATTGATGAACTGCAGAAAAGGGTGCCAAAATTGATCTTtaagaaaggaagcagaaagaacaCCGATAAAAACTACCTTAACTTTGTGTCGCCGTTGCCAGACATGGTTGGACAGAAGTCCTTGTCTGGGAAACCCAGTGGCTCACTTGGCATCGTATCGAATAATAGCGTGGAGACCATTAGTCTTCTCCAAAGTACCAGTGGCAAACAAGGTCAGATAAGCAGTACTTACGATGATGCCATGcagttttcaaagaaaagaagataCTTACCAACTGCCAGCAGCAACAGTGCCTTTTCTATAAACGTAGGACACATGGTCTCCCAACAGTCCGTCATTCAGTCTGCAGGTGTCAGTGTTTTGGACAATGAGACCCCATTGTCCCTCATTGACTCCTCGGCTCTCAATGCTGAAATTAAGTCTTGTCATGACAAGTCTGGAATTCCCGACGAGGTTTTACAAAGTATTTTGGATCAGTACTCCAACAAATCGGAAAGCCAGAAAGAGGATCCTTTCAGTATAACGGAACCGCGAGTGGATTTACACACCTCAGGAGAACACTCGGAATTGGTTCAGGAAGAAAATTTGAGCCCAGGCACCCAAACACCTTCAAACGATAAGGCGAGCATGTTGCAAGAATACTCCAAATACCTCCAACAGGCTTTTGAAAAATCCACTAATGCAGGTTTTACTCTTGGACACGGTTTCCAGTTTGTCAGTTTGTCTTCACCTCTCCACAACCACACTTTATTTCCAGAAAAACAGATATACACTACATCTCCTTTGGAGTGTGGTTTCGGCCAATCTGTTACCTCAGTGTTGCCATCTTCATTGCCAAAGCCTCCTTTTGGGATGTTGTTTGGATCTCAACCAGGTCTTTATTTATCTGCTTTGGATGCTACACATCAGCAGTTGACACCTTCCCAGGAGCTGGATGATCTGATAGATTCTCAGAAGAATCTAGAGACTTCGTCAGCCTTCCAGTCCTCATCTCAGAAATTGACTAGCCAGAAGGAACAACAGAAAAATTTAGAGTCCTCAACAAGCTTTCAGATTCCATCTCAGGAGTTAGCTAGCCAGATAGATCCTCAGAAAGACATAGAGCCTAGAACAACGTACCAGATTGAGAACTTTGCACAGGCGTTTGGTTCTCAGTTTAAGTCGGGCAGCAGGGTGCCAATGACCTTCATCACTAACTCTAATGGAGAAGTGGACCATAGAGTAAGGACTTCAGTGTCAGATTTCTCAGGGTATACAAACATGATGTCTGATGTAAGTGAGCCATGTAGTACAAGAGTAAAGACGCCCACCAGCCAAAGTTACAGGTAA